A DNA window from Christiangramia salexigens contains the following coding sequences:
- a CDS encoding exonuclease domain-containing protein: MYAILDIETTGGKYNEEGITEIAVYKFDGHQVTDQFISLVNPEQPIQPFVVNLTGINNDMLRNAPRFYEVAKRIVEITSGCILVAHNAKFDYRILRTEFRRLGFDFERQSLCTVELSKKLIPGMQSYSLGKLVRALGIPLSDRHRASGDAQATIKLFKMLLAKDVEKNILKEHVRKEPKRNLDTKLVYILEELPSQTGVYYFHDENSEIIYVGKSRNIRKRVNQHFTNDNPKSREMQKKVASVSYEITGNELIALLKENQEIKQIKPRYNRALKRDIFSHALYHFTDESGYINLKIARANSKKNSITTFSSLRAAKNSLMNMVENHQLCERLSGLHNGTGNCFSYTIKSCYGACLEEEPAEEYNERVKELINKHSYQNQNMILIGQGRQVDEKSALLIEDGDFKGVGYFNLNHQINNIDIIRSIITPMENNRDAQHIIQSYLRKKHNFKIIQLSVHE; encoded by the coding sequence TTGTACGCAATACTAGACATAGAGACTACCGGCGGAAAGTATAATGAAGAAGGCATCACTGAGATCGCAGTTTATAAATTTGACGGTCATCAGGTAACCGATCAGTTTATTAGTCTGGTAAATCCCGAACAGCCTATTCAGCCTTTCGTGGTTAACCTTACGGGCATCAATAATGACATGCTTCGCAATGCACCAAGATTCTATGAGGTTGCCAAGCGTATTGTTGAAATTACTTCAGGCTGTATCCTCGTAGCTCATAATGCTAAGTTTGATTATCGTATCCTAAGAACCGAATTCCGCAGACTTGGTTTCGATTTTGAAAGACAAAGCCTCTGCACGGTGGAGCTATCAAAAAAACTGATTCCGGGCATGCAATCCTACAGCCTTGGAAAACTGGTTCGTGCACTGGGAATTCCGTTAAGTGACAGGCACCGTGCTTCGGGCGACGCGCAGGCGACCATTAAACTTTTTAAAATGCTGCTTGCTAAGGATGTTGAAAAAAACATATTAAAAGAGCATGTGCGCAAGGAACCAAAACGCAATCTGGACACCAAACTGGTCTATATCCTGGAGGAATTACCGTCACAAACTGGTGTGTACTACTTTCATGATGAAAATAGCGAGATCATCTATGTGGGTAAATCCAGAAATATCAGAAAAAGGGTTAATCAGCATTTCACCAATGACAATCCAAAGTCCAGGGAAATGCAAAAAAAGGTAGCTTCAGTCTCCTATGAAATAACCGGAAACGAGCTGATCGCTCTTCTAAAAGAAAATCAGGAGATAAAACAAATAAAGCCCAGATATAACAGGGCCTTAAAAAGAGATATATTCAGTCATGCCCTTTACCATTTTACAGATGAGAGCGGTTATATCAATCTAAAGATCGCGAGGGCCAATTCCAAAAAGAATAGCATTACCACTTTCAGCAGTCTCCGTGCTGCAAAGAATTCGCTAATGAACATGGTAGAAAACCATCAATTATGTGAACGTCTAAGTGGTTTACATAACGGAACAGGAAACTGCTTCAGCTATACCATAAAAAGCTGTTACGGAGCCTGTCTCGAGGAAGAACCTGCAGAAGAATATAATGAACGGGTAAAGGAATTGATCAACAAGCACTCCTATCAGAATCAGAATATGATCCTAATAGGTCAGGGAAGGCAGGTTGACGAAAAAAGCGCATTATTGATAGAGGATGGAGATTTTAAGGGCGTGGGCTATTTTAACCTTAACCACCAGATCAATAATATAGATATCATCAGGTCTATTATTACTCCTATGGAGAATAATCGCGATGCCCAACACATCATTCAGAGTTATTTACGCAAAAAACATAATTTTAAGATCATCCAGCTTTCTGTTCATGAATAA
- a CDS encoding YggS family pyridoxal phosphate-dependent enzyme produces MEISENIKKYKSELPENVKLVAISKTKPNEDLLEAYRAGQRVFGENKIQEMTDKQEELPADIEWHMVGHVQRNKVKYMAPFVSLIHAVDSLKLLKEINKRAKQNERTINCLLQIKIAEEDSKFGISKEDAVNILDSEEYSKMDHVKIVGLMGMATFTEDEDQIRSEFKFLKKVFDELSETYPELTELSMGMSGDYKIAVECGSTMVRIGSSIFGARNYN; encoded by the coding sequence ATGGAGATTTCAGAAAATATCAAGAAATATAAAAGCGAACTACCAGAGAATGTCAAGCTGGTCGCTATTTCTAAAACAAAACCTAACGAAGATCTGCTGGAGGCCTATCGCGCCGGACAAAGGGTCTTTGGTGAGAATAAAATTCAGGAAATGACCGATAAGCAGGAAGAACTTCCTGCAGATATTGAATGGCATATGGTTGGCCATGTACAACGCAATAAGGTGAAATACATGGCGCCTTTTGTATCCCTTATCCACGCCGTAGATAGCTTAAAGCTGTTGAAGGAGATCAATAAAAGGGCAAAGCAAAATGAGAGAACTATCAATTGCCTGCTACAGATAAAGATCGCTGAAGAAGATTCAAAATTTGGCATTTCTAAAGAGGATGCAGTGAATATTCTGGATTCTGAAGAGTATTCTAAAATGGACCATGTGAAAATTGTGGGGCTAATGGGAATGGCCACTTTTACAGAAGATGAAGATCAAATAAGATCTGAATTCAAATTTCTAAAGAAGGTCTTTGATGAACTTAGCGAAACCTATCCTGAACTAACCGAGCTTTCCATGGGAATGAGCGGAGACTACAAAATAGCTGTAGAATGCGGCTCTACGATGGTGAGGATTGGAAGCAGTATTTTTGGCGCCCGAAATTATAATTAA